Proteins encoded in a region of the Triticum dicoccoides isolate Atlit2015 ecotype Zavitan chromosome 3A, WEW_v2.0, whole genome shotgun sequence genome:
- the LOC119266792 gene encoding ribosomal protein S10, mitochondrial-like, with the protein MGAYRFVSELWRRKQPDLSRLVQRPVTVRRLGSDAKQLHKPIEETKEGIYPSRMHSQNLPAKIRIAMKSFNNQNHNLKGLEPYTHKIGLPESRALYTVLRSPHIDKKSREQFSTHVKKVFVVKKAETHELAKKFFWLKRLRVLGAQYEVNISFKTRLDKMIGCSKGGGLLRQ; encoded by the exons ATGG GCGCTTACAGGTTCGTGTCGGAGCTATGGAGGAGGAAGCAGCCGGACCTGTCGAGGCTCGTGCAGCGGCCGGTGACCGTGCGCCGTCTCGGCTCCGATGCCAAACAG CTTCACAAGCCTATTGAGGAGACCAAGGAAGGTATATACCCAAGTAGGATGCACTCCCAGAACCTGCCTGCCAAGATACGCATAGCGATGAAATCTTTCAATAACCAAAATCACAATCTGAAGGGGCTTGAGCCTTACACGCACAAGATTGGGTTGCCTGAATCACGAGCCTTATACACCGTGTTACGATCACCTCATATTGATAAGAAATCCAGGGAGCAATTCTCAACGCACGTGAAGAAAGTATTTGTGGTTAAAAAGGCAGAGACACATGAGCTGGCCAAGAAGTTCTTTTGGTTAAAACGGCTTCGTGTACTGGGGGCTCAGTATGAAGTCAATATTAGTTTCAAGACGCGCTTGGATAAAATGATTGGCTGCAGCAAAGGTGGTGGCCTGCTTAGACAGTAG